The DNA window ACCCTTGGTAATAATTTTGTTGATTTCTTCTTCAGTATAAGAACAACTTTTTACAAAGCCTGTGCTTGTATTATTTCCAATAATTAATTTTTCTTTGTTAATAATATCTAGTACTAAATCCTCAGCTTCGCTCATTTCAAAGACTGCAAAAAACATTCTAAACGCATGTAAACTTGTTGCTAACACATTACTGTTTGAAAATTCAAACATTTTGTTGACAAACAGTCTAAGCAAAGCTTGTTTGCTCGCGGCATTTGAATTTTGATTGTCTGTAGGAAGTTTTTCCGCTATTAATTTTTTCAAAAGTTCTTGGATTTCTAAATTATTCATAACCTTTCTCCTAAAGATCGTATCTGTAAAAAGATATGTAGCAGGTATTTTTGGGCTTTGTTTCTTTGTATTCATAGCTTTTCTCCGTAGAATTTGGAAACAAAAATTCTACAAAGGAGTACCACGTATTATGATCAACATCGATGACAAATCTGGTGGAGCCACTAGACCAATACCAGTCCTTATCACGTTGAATGGATTGTACATCCAATACCAACTTACCCTCGAAATTAATTTTACTGGTATCAATATAATGTCTATGTTTTGCAAAAGAGTCACTTTGTGTATCGCCCAAACTTCTAGAATTGCTTGAGTCATAATGTCTTAGGAATCGACCAGACAAATAGGGTGCATAAGATATTCCCAAAACTTTAGATGCATAGCAATTGCTTGGCAAACTTCTACCGTCTGGAATGCAAAACTTGTTTGTATTTGTAAATGTTTCAATTAATTTGCTTCTTGTAAGAATTGATCCTTCTTGTGCAAATTTAGCAGTTAAAGCGCCAACAGGTGTTTTTTCTAGAAAAAACAAAACCATATGCTCTAAATATTCACTAAGTGAATCTAATTTCGGTGCACTTTTAGTAATTTCATATTCTTTTCTGTTGTCAATACTTTTCCCATCACATACTGAAAAAGTAAGTTTATCTTTTAGTAGGATTGGCTCTCCAATAGATCCTTCGTATCCTAGCGAGTCTGCTTTATCTGCATTTCTAAATTGAATGCGAGTTTTGGTATTTTGCAGTCTTTTTTTGATTTCTACGTAGTCGCTTTGTGTAATCATTGATTTTACCTACCAATCGTATCTGTAGAATGAGATATAGCAGGTATTTTTTGGCCTAGTCTCATCACTACCTGTATATTCTGTATAAGAAGGGTAGCGCCATGATGTTATGCTATCGCCATAATTTATACCGGTAACAAAACTGGTGGAGCCACTAGACCAATTAGAATCTCTTCTAATGAAATTGTAATTACGTACAAGTGTTCCGCTCAGGCCATTTAAGTTGCTTGTGTCGATTTTATGGTCGTGCTTTTCTAAAGAGTCGCTTTGTGTATCACCCAAACTTCTTGAGCCGGAAGAGTCGGTGCTGCCACTAGGGTCGTAGTGCCGTAAAAATCTACCCGACAAATAGGGAGCATACGATATTCCAAATTTTTCTTTTACAAAACAATCATTGGGAAGACTTCTTCCATCTGGAATACAAAATTTTTTAGTATCTTCAAAAGCTTTTACCAGTTTGCTTCTTGACAATGAGCCTTCTTTGGCGAATTCTGTGGTTAAGAATCCGGGGTAAGTGTTTTCTAAACACCAGTTAACTAAATGTTCGAGATACTCGTCTAAATTTTCGCCAATAGGGGGTTTAATAGTCTTGTTTAGGGGGTAATATTTTCTATTAGTAGTGTCTTGACCATTGCAAATGGCAAATAATTCTTTATCCTTTACAACAATAGGCTCACCAAGTTTACCAACATAATTTTTTGCTTCTTCCATAGTCCCAACACCAAATTGAAATTTGATATTGTCGGCTTGAAGTCTTTTTTTGATTTCTTCGAAATCTTCATCACTTATCATCTAAGCGGCCTCCTGTTTGTCTTTAGTATTTTCCGTGTAAGTGCTAAGATCAAGTGTTCGTACCCCAGCAGTCGATTTTCTTGTCAAATTAAGTGCAAGTGTATTTTTTAAAAAAGTATCGCGTACGATTAAATCAAAAGCATGATTTTCAACTCCAACTTTATTTTCCGTGAAGGTGTTGTTACTTAGTCTTGCACTGGTAATGTCTACCAAGTGAAGAGCAGTACCAGTGTTTTTACTAAACTGAGTGTCAGTTATTTTCAAGCTTGAGAAGTTAGAAAGTCTGAGTGCATCGGTGTTGTTGCTAAATGAGCTTTCTCTAATTATTGCATTAAGTCCATTTGAAGCCGCTGCAGTTTTACTACCTTGAGCACTAACATTAATTAGTGTTAGATTGGAAACATCTTTAATGTCGAAGCTTTGATTTGTAGAATCAAAATTTACATCTTCAAGTAAAATTTTTTTTGTTTTTTTGAAATGCAATGCTTTGTTTAATGCGCATGTAAATGTAACATTTTTGATGTACACAAAGCTTGCATCTGTAACATAGACTGATGATCTGGCCTCTTCTTGCAATGAATATGATGAGCAGAGCACTACAACAGCGGGCTGTGTAAAGCTTTTGTCTTCTAGGTAAGGCGCCAGTTCTTCTTGATTTAGATCTCCTCCGTTAATGTAAAGCTCGCTCATTGGTTGTTGGCATATGTTGACTCCAGAAAGCCTGAATGATTTTTCTGATTCAAAAATATGTTTAGAAAAACCCGTGCTTCTTATGAAAACTTCGTCATCGCCTTCAATTTCTAAATTGTTTAGTTTTACTTGATCATAAATGTAAAAATCGCCTTTAAGTAACTTAATCTTGTTAAGTCCAGCTTGTTTTGCAAATTCAATCGAAACATTTAAAGTATTTTCGTCTTTAAACCCGGAGGCTTTAAATTGGTAAGTTTCGGGCCCATCATAATTAAACGGTGCAATAACAACTTTGTGCACCCCAGACAAATAGTCGCTTATTCCTATTTTAGTTGAAGTCGTAAGGTATTCGTAATGAGTGTAGTCGCCCCAGGTGATTCCTTCGTATTCGTAAAGTTTGATATCTAGATCGAAATTATTAATTTTTTTTGAAAGTATAAGGAAAAAATGATCAATCCCAATATTGTCAAGTCTAAGTTTGACAAAATCGGTTATATTTAGATTTTGCATTGACCTAAAATTAACAATAGTGTGTCCTTTGACACGTAAGTTTGTTAGGAATTCAAAAAGTCTTACTGCGGATTCTTCGGAAAAAATGAACCTGGTTGTGTATTCAAACTTTTTAGAGTAAAAATCATCAGCATTGTCGGTTTGGAGTACATTTTGAGCTATTGTGTAGAAAACATCTCCGTAGATATCAAAGTGGTAAATATATTTGGAGCCTTGACTACTAGAAGTGTTTCTAAACCAAAGCTTAGCCTTTGTTGGAAAATATTCTTTATTTTCAAGCTTGATGGAGGAGTCGGCACTAAACCTTGCTTCAAGGTTATGAGTTGAGATTATTGCTAAATGTTCATTTATGGCGTAGTGGTCGTGCCAAACTTCACGCCTTTTGAAATCCCATTTGTAAACTGTGTCTAGCCAACTAGGATCATATTCTTGGAAAACACTGCTTCCGATTTTGTCTGCAAAGTCGGGGTACACTACGCCTTTTTGAAGAACTGCAACGTAAAGTTTGCCATCATTACCAGCAACATTGATTGGGGCCGAGTACAGTGGTCGTTTTTTGGACATTGCTTCTTCTTTTCTTTGGAATTTGCCCTCTCTCCAAATAACTTTAGTTGAATCGTAGCTACTGGAGCTACTTTTTGACATAACATAACTTTCAGCATCCACAGTACAAATTTCAATTTCTTTAGTAATAACTTCGCTTTTCCAAATTGGAAGTATTTGTAGTTTGCCGACTGAAGAGAAAGTGTATGCGTATCCGAATTCATACAACAAGGCTTGCAAAATAGTTTCTACATCTTCTCCAGAATCAATGATTACAGCGGGGACTTTGTCAAGTATTGCTTCGCTAGCATCATCATCAATAAGGTCTTTTAGTTTAGTTTTTTCTATTATTAGGTGGACAAGTGAGAGCTCTTTTGCCAAAGGATTGTATACAAAAAGCCAGTCTGGTGAAAAATTGATTGGGAATTGAACTGGATTTTCGAACGCAATCTTTAGTAGGCTAGAGTAGTCGTTAACTGTGAATGATACACTTTTGGTGCTATTGAACAGATCTCTGCTGAAAAATTTTTCTAGAATTCCCCTAAAAACGGGGTTATTCTTATCATTTACTTTTACGAAAATGTCTTCGTTTCTGAAGAATAAGAAATTCAAAAATTCTTCTGATAGGCCGCTTACACTAAAGCTGAACGTGCTTGCTGCTGTTTTTAGGCTTGGATCAACTATTTTTTCTTCTAGAACAATGCTTGTAGTGTCAACAAAAGGGGTAAGTTCAAAAATTTGACCCTCGTCCGTGTAGAATACAATGTCAAGCCCCAAAGAAGTACAATCTTCTGTTGTATCTTCTTTGGGGCTTGATATTTCTGCAGTTTCGTTTTCTGAATTTTCGTCAGCAATTTCCGGACTTTTCAAATTAATTTCTTGAACTACATCCACTTGATCTTGCAATTTACCGTACCTTACCTTCTGCTATATTTTTTGTAGCAATCGAATACAATAGGTTCAGTTTTTTCTATGTATCGTTTATAGTATGCGATTCGATTTTTTAAGATATTGGTGTCATCGGGTTCATTTTCGTCGTCAACCACAGGATTAAAATTTTCAAAAATGGGGAACTTTTCACCAGCGTAGTACTTGTTAACATAGGCTTTTACAGACAAAAGCCAAACATTCAAAGAAGTTGCGTATCTAAAAAG is part of the Borreliella garinii genome and encodes:
- a CDS encoding right-handed parallel beta-helix repeat-containing protein — encoded protein: MNLKSPEIADENSENETAEISSPKEDTTEDCTSLGLDIVFYTDEGQIFELTPFVDTTSIVLEEKIVDPSLKTAASTFSFSVSGLSEEFLNFLFFRNEDIFVKVNDKNNPVFRGILEKFFSRDLFNSTKSVSFTVNDYSSLLKIAFENPVQFPINFSPDWLFVYNPLAKELSLVHLIIEKTKLKDLIDDDASEAILDKVPAVIIDSGEDVETILQALLYEFGYAYTFSSVGKLQILPIWKSEVITKEIEICTVDAESYVMSKSSSSSYDSTKVIWREGKFQRKEEAMSKKRPLYSAPINVAGNDGKLYVAVLQKGVVYPDFADKIGSSVFQEYDPSWLDTVYKWDFKRREVWHDHYAINEHLAIISTHNLEARFSADSSIKLENKEYFPTKAKLWFRNTSSSQGSKYIYHFDIYGDVFYTIAQNVLQTDNADDFYSKKFEYTTRFIFSEESAVRLFEFLTNLRVKGHTIVNFRSMQNLNITDFVKLRLDNIGIDHFFLILSKKINNFDLDIKLYEYEGITWGDYTHYEYLTTSTKIGISDYLSGVHKVVIAPFNYDGPETYQFKASGFKDENTLNVSIEFAKQAGLNKIKLLKGDFYIYDQVKLNNLEIEGDDEVFIRSTGFSKHIFESEKSFRLSGVNICQQPMSELYINGGDLNQEELAPYLEDKSFTQPAVVVLCSSYSLQEEARSSVYVTDASFVYIKNVTFTCALNKALHFKKTKKILLEDVNFDSTNQSFDIKDVSNLTLINVSAQGSKTAAASNGLNAIIRESSFSNNTDALRLSNFSSLKITDTQFSKNTGTALHLVDITSARLSNNTFTENKVGVENHAFDLIVRDTFLKNTLALNLTRKSTAGVRTLDLSTYTENTKDKQEAA
- a CDS encoding BBA14 family lipoprotein; the encoded protein is MQKFKTKINFIGIFWVLLLLLSCESIPSIPKNPTLINKEDISSLIADEAELFRYATSLNVWLLSVKAYVNKYYAGEKFPIFENFNPVVDDENEPDDTNILKNRIAYYKRYIEKTEPIVFDCYKKYSRR